A region of uncultured Carboxylicivirga sp. DNA encodes the following proteins:
- a CDS encoding AMP-binding protein: MKEELLHRKYLTLKFNHQLYDGEEGLRNLICLLKEAGDGTEWRLALSRFLEEWMNESSDIELFTSGSTGIPKKIVMSKAAMIYSAQRTLEFFNLKKGDKALLCLSVNYIAGKMMVVRALVGGLHLITNGVQSNPFIALEEEIDFAALVPAQAISAFEQSKEKFLLVKKIILGGAKVEKNLAEMMSHISSEVWETYGMTETVSHIALKRIKSGDMEPFTVLNNIQIYTDNRSCLIIEPSEINSELVVTNDIVELIGKNQFVLKGRFDNVINSGGIKIFPEELEAKLSVYINYSFVIIGLPDEKWGETVALVLESKEKIEIEDAMLNSLKNYEKPKRIYYLDAFPRTESGKVKRGDIKEKIVNNIDTNIA, translated from the coding sequence ATGAAAGAAGAATTACTTCATAGAAAGTATCTGACACTTAAATTCAATCATCAGTTATACGACGGTGAAGAAGGATTGAGAAATCTTATTTGTCTGTTGAAAGAAGCAGGTGATGGAACCGAATGGAGATTAGCTTTAAGTAGGTTTTTGGAAGAATGGATGAATGAATCTTCAGATATTGAATTGTTCACTTCTGGTAGTACGGGGATTCCTAAGAAAATTGTAATGTCAAAAGCTGCAATGATTTATTCGGCGCAACGAACATTGGAATTCTTTAATTTGAAGAAAGGAGACAAGGCTTTGTTGTGTTTATCGGTTAATTATATTGCTGGTAAAATGATGGTAGTAAGGGCACTTGTTGGTGGTCTTCATCTAATCACAAATGGAGTGCAATCCAATCCGTTTATAGCTCTGGAAGAAGAAATTGATTTTGCTGCTTTGGTTCCTGCTCAGGCAATAAGTGCATTTGAGCAATCGAAAGAGAAGTTTTTATTAGTAAAGAAAATAATTCTAGGAGGAGCAAAAGTTGAAAAGAATCTTGCTGAAATGATGAGTCATATATCATCAGAAGTATGGGAAACATATGGAATGACCGAGACGGTATCTCACATTGCCTTAAAGCGAATCAAAAGTGGCGATATGGAACCTTTTACTGTTTTAAATAACATTCAAATATATACAGATAATCGGTCCTGTTTGATCATTGAGCCTTCAGAGATAAATTCTGAATTGGTAGTTACGAATGATATTGTGGAACTAATTGGAAAAAATCAATTTGTTTTGAAAGGGCGTTTCGATAATGTAATCAATTCGGGAGGAATTAAAATTTTTCCTGAAGAGCTGGAGGCTAAGTTATCTGTCTACATCAATTATAGTTTTGTAATAATAGGTTTACCTGATGAAAAATGGGGAGAAACAGTTGCTTTAGTATTAGAATCGAAAGAAAAAATTGAGATAGAGGATGCTATGCTTAATTCGTTAAAGAATTACGAAAAGCCAAAGAGAATTTATTATTTGGATGCTTTCCCAAGGACCGAGAGCGGGAAAGTAAAAAGAGGAGATATAAAAGAAAAAATAGTTAACAACATCGATACAAATATTGCATAA
- a CDS encoding o-succinylbenzoate synthase, giving the protein MLKADFKKHILKFNFPGGTSRGVLFEKPSWYLRLQDENGITGIGEISVIPGLSPDEENHLDEILPELCGNINNVIHEFHSKYKHLPALRFGIEMALQSLKTKSIFELFESDFTRGSDSIKINGLIWMGDIPNMNRQIESKLEQGFSCLKMKIGALNFEDELEVLRGIRQRFSKDVLEIRVDANGAFKPEDTLNKLDQLAAFDLHSIEQPIKAGQWEQMSEICSKTPLAIALDEELIGVYGSEERNHMLSLIKPQYIILKPSLTGGFAASSEWIKLAKERSVDWWVTSALEGNIGLNAIAQWVYTLNNKMPQGLGTGQVFSNNIDSPLFLKGDNLNYNPMKSWANPFDQ; this is encoded by the coding sequence ATGTTGAAAGCAGATTTTAAAAAACATATTCTCAAGTTTAATTTTCCAGGAGGAACATCGCGGGGTGTGCTTTTTGAAAAGCCAAGCTGGTATCTCAGATTGCAGGATGAGAATGGCATAACCGGAATAGGAGAAATTTCAGTTATACCAGGATTAAGTCCTGATGAAGAAAATCATTTGGATGAGATTTTACCGGAATTATGTGGTAATATAAATAACGTAATTCATGAGTTTCATTCAAAATATAAGCATTTACCTGCCTTGCGTTTTGGTATTGAGATGGCATTGCAAAGCTTAAAAACAAAATCAATATTTGAATTATTTGAATCTGATTTTACAAGAGGTAGTGATTCGATAAAAATCAATGGTTTAATATGGATGGGTGATATTCCGAATATGAACCGTCAGATTGAATCAAAGCTGGAACAAGGTTTTTCTTGTCTAAAAATGAAAATCGGAGCCTTAAATTTTGAAGATGAGTTGGAAGTACTTCGAGGAATCAGACAACGGTTTTCAAAAGATGTTCTTGAAATAAGGGTTGATGCGAATGGTGCCTTTAAACCGGAAGATACGTTGAACAAGCTTGATCAATTAGCTGCGTTTGACTTACATTCAATAGAACAACCAATTAAGGCAGGGCAGTGGGAACAGATGTCGGAGATATGCAGTAAAACGCCATTAGCTATTGCATTAGATGAAGAATTGATTGGTGTTTATGGTTCAGAAGAACGAAATCATATGCTTTCCTTAATTAAACCTCAATACATCATTTTAAAGCCAAGTTTGACAGGCGGTTTTGCAGCTTCTTCAGAATGGATAAAGCTGGCGAAAGAAAGAAGTGTCGATTGGTGGGTAACGTCGGCTCTGGAAGGCAATATAGGTTTGAATGCAATTGCTCAATGGGTATACACATTAAATAATAAAATGCCACAGGGTTTGGGTACTGGTCAGGTTTTTAGTAATAATATTGATTCACCATTGTTTTTAAAAGGAGATAATTTGAATTATAATCCAATGAAGTCATGGGCTAATCCGTTTGATCAATAA
- a CDS encoding 1,4-dihydroxy-2-naphthoate polyprenyltransferase, producing the protein MSSTKAWITAFRLRTLPLAFSSILMGSFVAAYHGKFQWSILLLALITTLFLQILSNLANDYGDTVNGADHDGRQGPQRMVQSGAISMTQMKIAIIVFSLLSLISGIGLIYASFGGLIQIRFLLFLLIGLGAIAAALKYTMGSNPYGYKGLGDVFVLLFFGLAGVGGTYFLHANEWDWSVLLPALSIGFLSSGVLNVNNMRDVESDRIAGKRTIVVKMGLKTAKVYHYILISFSLILLLIFVLINDFRWIHLLFMAGMPLLLGHILSIRKALVADEFDPQLKKLAISTLISVLLFGAGLNMF; encoded by the coding sequence ATGTCATCAACTAAAGCCTGGATAACAGCTTTTCGTTTGCGTACCTTACCACTAGCCTTTTCATCAATTTTGATGGGAAGTTTTGTGGCAGCATACCATGGTAAATTTCAATGGAGTATTTTATTACTTGCACTGATAACAACGTTGTTTTTGCAAATACTGTCAAACCTGGCCAATGATTATGGTGATACCGTTAACGGAGCTGATCACGATGGAAGACAAGGGCCTCAAAGAATGGTTCAAAGTGGAGCTATTTCAATGACTCAAATGAAAATCGCTATAATTGTCTTTTCCCTTTTGTCGCTTATATCAGGTATTGGTTTAATTTATGCTTCTTTTGGAGGTTTAATTCAAATACGATTCTTACTTTTTTTGCTTATTGGATTGGGTGCAATTGCAGCAGCTTTAAAATATACTATGGGTTCGAATCCATATGGTTACAAGGGTTTAGGTGATGTTTTTGTATTATTGTTTTTTGGATTAGCTGGAGTTGGAGGTACTTATTTCTTACATGCCAATGAGTGGGATTGGAGTGTTTTATTGCCTGCACTTAGTATTGGTTTTTTGAGTTCAGGTGTTTTGAATGTCAATAATATGCGTGACGTTGAAAGTGATCGTATTGCAGGTAAGAGAACGATTGTTGTAAAAATGGGTTTAAAAACGGCTAAGGTTTATCATTACATATTAATTTCATTCTCTTTAATCTTGTTATTGATTTTTGTATTGATTAATGATTTTAGGTGGATTCATCTTCTTTTTATGGCTGGCATGCCACTTTTACTTGGTCATATTTTATCAATTAGAAAGGCTTTGGTGGCCGATGAATTTGATCCTCAACTTAAGAAACTCGCAATATCAACACTGATTTCTGTGTTGCTTTTTGGGGCAGGATTAAACATGTTCTAG
- the murB gene encoding UDP-N-acetylmuramate dehydrogenase, whose amino-acid sequence MLSIEKNANLKPYNTFGLDVKANQLAFCPDHESLLEIITYLHKNPTSYLILGGGSNLLFSKDFDGIIIHPTIKGIKVIKEDPKHIWIEAGAGENWDDLVAFCVNNNYYGLENLSYIPGNVGASPVQNIGAYGVEVKDCIEEVNGINIEDGHAFTMNNDECMFDYRYSIFKNELKNKVIITSVIFKLNKAGELNLSYGPVKEELLKKDERDLKTLRDTIIEIRKSKLPEPSELGNAGSFFKNPVVTKNQFDSLLKDFPQIPNYIVSEDLIKIPAGWLIETSGWKGKSFGGAAVHEKQALVLINKNEAKAQDIINLANNIITDIKSRFGITLEPEVNII is encoded by the coding sequence ATGCTTTCGATAGAAAAAAATGCAAACCTAAAACCATACAATACGTTTGGACTTGATGTTAAGGCCAATCAACTGGCCTTTTGTCCGGATCATGAAAGTTTACTTGAAATCATAACTTATCTGCATAAAAACCCAACTTCCTATCTTATTCTTGGTGGAGGAAGTAACCTTTTATTTTCAAAAGATTTTGATGGAATCATAATTCATCCGACAATAAAAGGTATTAAAGTAATTAAAGAAGATCCTAAACATATTTGGATTGAAGCCGGTGCCGGAGAGAATTGGGATGATTTAGTAGCTTTTTGTGTCAACAACAACTACTATGGACTCGAAAATCTATCGTATATACCCGGTAATGTTGGCGCATCACCTGTTCAAAACATTGGTGCCTATGGAGTTGAAGTAAAAGATTGCATTGAAGAAGTAAACGGAATTAATATTGAGGACGGACATGCATTTACAATGAATAACGATGAATGTATGTTTGATTATCGTTACAGCATCTTTAAGAATGAACTAAAAAATAAAGTTATTATCACATCAGTGATTTTTAAACTTAATAAAGCAGGTGAATTAAACCTTTCCTATGGACCTGTAAAAGAAGAATTATTAAAAAAGGACGAAAGAGATTTAAAAACATTAAGGGATACAATAATTGAGATTAGAAAAAGTAAATTACCTGAACCTTCCGAATTAGGAAATGCAGGTTCTTTCTTTAAAAATCCTGTAGTTACTAAAAATCAATTCGATTCTTTACTAAAAGACTTTCCACAAATTCCGAACTATATTGTGTCTGAAGACTTAATAAAAATACCTGCTGGCTGGTTAATTGAAACAAGTGGTTGGAAAGGTAAATCATTTGGCGGAGCTGCTGTACATGAAAAACAGGCATTGGTTTTAATTAATAAAAATGAAGCTAAAGCTCAGGACATTATTAACTTGGCTAACAACATCATCACTGATATAAAAAGCCGTTTTGGAATTACTTTGGAACCAGAAGTTAATATCATTTAG
- the mltG gene encoding endolytic transglycosylase MltG, with product MTIKQRNKKKKTGKLLIGLTIILGIFAVVGLMGLKYYKWIFSDNINLSDRQVEFLFIPTHSTFEDLQTILDENELLLNKKSFEWVATIKKFNTVKPGRYQLKEGMSNNTLINLLRSGKQTPVKVTFNNIRTKQELAGTISHYIEADSISLLESLNDPVLLDELGVNSETILTLFLPNTYEFWWNTTAEKFIKRMNAEHQKFWDKEKTAKAKELNLTAKQVSILAAIVDEETIKPDEKPMVAGLYLNRLKKNIRLQADPTVKYALGDFNIQRILTKDLEINSPYNTYKYGGLPPGPIRIPSISGINAVLNHTKHDYLYMCAKEDFSGYHNFAKTLKQHNQNAAKFQKALNKRKIYR from the coding sequence ATGACAATAAAACAACGTAATAAAAAGAAGAAAACAGGTAAGCTTCTAATAGGCCTTACTATTATACTTGGTATTTTTGCTGTTGTTGGTTTAATGGGATTAAAGTATTACAAATGGATTTTTTCCGACAACATCAATTTATCTGATAGACAAGTTGAATTTCTTTTTATACCAACTCACTCTACATTTGAAGATCTGCAAACGATTCTTGACGAGAATGAATTGCTTTTAAACAAAAAATCATTTGAATGGGTTGCCACCATTAAGAAGTTCAATACAGTAAAACCTGGTCGATACCAGTTAAAAGAAGGAATGTCGAACAACACATTAATTAATCTTCTTCGTTCAGGTAAACAGACTCCGGTCAAGGTTACTTTTAATAACATCCGAACCAAACAGGAACTAGCAGGCACAATCAGTCATTATATCGAAGCAGATAGTATTAGTTTACTAGAGAGTTTAAATGATCCGGTACTACTAGATGAATTGGGGGTTAATTCCGAAACTATTCTCACCTTGTTTTTACCGAATACATATGAATTTTGGTGGAATACAACAGCTGAAAAGTTTATTAAAAGGATGAATGCCGAACATCAAAAATTCTGGGATAAGGAGAAAACAGCTAAAGCGAAAGAACTAAATTTAACTGCAAAACAAGTTAGCATTTTGGCAGCAATTGTTGATGAAGAAACTATCAAACCTGATGAAAAACCAATGGTTGCCGGTTTATATCTTAATCGACTAAAAAAGAACATACGTCTTCAAGCCGACCCCACGGTTAAATATGCATTAGGTGACTTCAATATCCAAAGAATTCTGACAAAAGATTTGGAAATTAACTCACCTTATAACACATACAAATATGGAGGTCTTCCTCCTGGTCCAATAAGAATTCCTTCGATTTCGGGAATTAATGCTGTACTAAATCACACAAAGCATGATTACCTCTATATGTGTGCCAAAGAAGACTTCTCGGGATACCACAATTTTGCTAAAACATTAAAACAGCATAATCAGAATGCTGCTAAATTTCAGAAAGCCCTTAATAAAAGAAAGATCTATCGATAG
- a CDS encoding SPOR domain-containing protein — translation MKLSTIFTLLISISILASCSSLKKGSSSFDDSDSPYVTEETKPKVKEQPKPEKEIVVKEEKVKTVDATEDEVFKYYVIIGSFKVLDNAKNYKQQLITEGFTPVILENENGLYRVSVAAYNDENPARTKIGSIRANFEKYSDVWLLIRKM, via the coding sequence ATGAAATTATCAACCATCTTCACCTTACTTATTTCAATATCCATTTTAGCTTCTTGTTCTTCCTTAAAAAAAGGCTCTTCGAGTTTCGATGATAGTGATAGTCCTTATGTTACAGAAGAAACCAAGCCAAAAGTAAAGGAACAACCAAAACCGGAAAAAGAAATTGTTGTTAAAGAAGAGAAAGTAAAAACCGTTGATGCGACCGAAGACGAAGTATTTAAATACTATGTCATCATTGGTTCTTTTAAAGTACTTGACAACGCAAAAAACTACAAACAGCAACTAATCACCGAGGGTTTTACTCCTGTTATACTTGAAAATGAAAACGGATTATACCGTGTTTCAGTTGCAGCATATAATGACGAAAACCCTGCCCGTACCAAGATTGGAAGCATACGTGCAAATTTTGAAAAATATAGTGATGTATGGTTGTTAATCAGAAAAATGTAA
- a CDS encoding FprA family A-type flavoprotein has translation MYRPVNLSEQIFYVGVNDRRTALFENMWPLDRGVSYNSYLIADEKVAVIDTVEAGHFEKWIAKVRAVLNDRPIDYLIVNHMEPDHSGAIRILTELYPEMEIVGNKKTFPMIEGYYGISSNFKEIKEGDSLELGKNRLTFYTVPMVHWPESMVCFEETNQILFSSDAFGSFGTLDGGIFDDELDFEHLTDEMRRYYSNIVGKYGNPVQKALQKLGSLDMKMIAPSHGPVYRENITQMITWYNQWSQYEGEEGVVVAYASMYGNTEEMAEVAARALAESGVKNVRVYDVSKTHPSYIISDIFRFKGIILGSPTYSNELHPNMEALVSKLQHMGVTNHYYGILGSYTWAGASVKKLNEAAESLKWEAVAEPVEEKHSLKDDKYEACWQLGVAMADKLKN, from the coding sequence ATGTATAGACCAGTAAATCTATCTGAACAAATTTTCTATGTTGGAGTAAATGACCGCCGAACAGCATTGTTTGAAAACATGTGGCCTTTAGATCGTGGAGTTTCATACAACTCGTATCTTATCGCTGATGAAAAAGTAGCTGTAATAGACACTGTTGAAGCCGGTCATTTTGAAAAATGGATTGCTAAAGTACGTGCTGTTTTAAACGATCGTCCTATTGACTACCTAATCGTTAATCATATGGAGCCTGACCATTCTGGCGCTATTCGCATTCTAACCGAATTATATCCTGAAATGGAAATTGTTGGAAATAAAAAAACATTTCCAATGATTGAAGGTTACTACGGAATCAGTTCTAACTTCAAAGAAATTAAAGAAGGTGATTCATTGGAGTTAGGAAAAAACAGGTTGACATTCTATACCGTTCCAATGGTTCATTGGCCTGAATCAATGGTTTGTTTTGAAGAAACCAACCAGATATTGTTCTCCTCTGATGCATTTGGAAGCTTTGGAACATTAGATGGTGGCATCTTTGATGATGAGTTGGATTTTGAACATTTAACTGATGAGATGCGACGTTATTATTCCAACATTGTTGGTAAATATGGCAATCCTGTTCAAAAGGCACTTCAAAAATTAGGCAGTTTAGACATGAAAATGATTGCCCCTTCTCATGGACCTGTATACCGTGAAAACATTACTCAAATGATTACTTGGTATAATCAATGGAGTCAATATGAAGGAGAAGAAGGAGTTGTTGTTGCATATGCATCGATGTATGGTAATACAGAAGAGATGGCTGAAGTAGCTGCCAGAGCTCTTGCTGAGTCAGGAGTTAAAAATGTTAGAGTATACGACGTTAGTAAAACACATCCATCCTACATAATTTCAGACATCTTCAGATTCAAAGGAATTATTTTGGGAAGTCCAACGTATAGTAATGAATTACATCCTAACATGGAAGCATTGGTTTCGAAACTACAACATATGGGCGTAACTAATCACTACTATGGAATACTTGGTTCCTATACATGGGCTGGAGCTTCAGTTAAGAAACTAAATGAAGCAGCCGAATCGTTAAAATGGGAAGCAGTTGCTGAACCTGTTGAAGAAAAACACTCCCTAAAAGATGATAAATATGAAGCCTGCTGGCAATTAGGTGTTGCCATGGCTGATAAATTAAAAAATTAA
- a CDS encoding UpxY family transcription antiterminator, giving the protein MDDKKKYTWYALYTKSRAEKKVLEQLTNMGIKAYLPMKKILRQWSDRKKWVEMPVISSYIFVNILKEDYRKVFEANGVVAYVSYKGQACTIPDSDIEAMRRTIENQMDFDVETDQLKKGQTITVTSGPLKGITGEVLEVQGAKKLYLRISNIGYTLVVDLADASFTKES; this is encoded by the coding sequence TTGGACGATAAGAAGAAATACACCTGGTATGCCCTATATACCAAGTCAAGAGCTGAGAAGAAGGTATTGGAACAATTAACCAATATGGGTATTAAAGCATATCTTCCCATGAAAAAAATCCTTCGTCAATGGAGCGATCGTAAGAAATGGGTTGAAATGCCAGTAATCAGTTCATACATCTTCGTAAACATCCTCAAAGAAGATTACCGTAAAGTATTTGAAGCAAATGGTGTGGTTGCTTATGTATCCTATAAAGGACAAGCCTGTACTATACCTGACTCTGATATTGAAGCCATGAGACGCACCATTGAGAATCAAATGGATTTTGATGTTGAAACAGACCAACTTAAAAAAGGTCAGACAATAACCGTTACATCAGGACCATTAAAAGGTATAACTGGGGAAGTTTTGGAAGTACAGGGTGCTAAAAAGCTATATCTAAGAATCAGTAATATTGGCTATACCCTGGTAGTAGATTTAGCTGATGCCTCCTTCACAAAAGAAAGTTAA
- a CDS encoding ribonuclease Z — translation MSSFSVTILGSNSALPTSDRYPTAQILRVSERFFLIDCGEGTQMQLRKNKINFSKIHHIFLSHLHGDHVFGLMGLISTFGLLGRNKKLTIHAHPDLKTLLKPHLDYFCEDLPFAIEFNDLTYDSPKVIYEDKKVTVESFPLCHRIPTCGFLFKEKEKEPNIRKEAIFKFNLGIADIVSIKNGNPYFNEDGREVNQKELIIPAPKARSYAFCSDTKYFRRIIPVIQGVDLLYHEATFLHELKSLAKSSSHTTAHQAATIAKDAAVGKLLIGHFSSRYFDLTPLKEEASAVFENVELALDNNEYFID, via the coding sequence ATGAGTAGCTTTTCAGTAACCATTTTAGGAAGTAATTCAGCATTACCAACATCGGATAGATATCCTACCGCTCAGATACTACGTGTATCTGAGCGTTTTTTTTTGATTGATTGCGGTGAAGGAACACAGATGCAGTTGAGAAAAAATAAGATTAATTTTTCTAAGATTCATCATATTTTTCTTTCTCATCTACATGGCGATCATGTTTTTGGTTTAATGGGTTTAATATCAACTTTTGGATTGTTGGGTAGGAATAAAAAGCTTACTATTCATGCTCATCCCGATTTGAAAACCTTGTTAAAACCTCATTTGGATTATTTTTGTGAAGATCTTCCATTTGCCATTGAATTTAATGATTTAACCTACGATTCACCTAAAGTTATTTATGAGGATAAAAAAGTGACAGTGGAGTCATTTCCATTGTGTCATCGCATACCTACTTGTGGTTTTCTTTTTAAAGAGAAAGAAAAGGAACCAAACATTCGTAAAGAAGCCATATTTAAATTCAATTTAGGTATTGCCGATATCGTATCCATAAAAAATGGAAATCCATATTTTAATGAGGATGGGAGAGAGGTTAATCAGAAAGAGTTAATTATTCCTGCGCCTAAAGCACGCTCCTATGCTTTCTGCTCAGATACAAAATATTTCAGAAGAATCATACCTGTAATTCAGGGCGTCGATCTTTTGTATCATGAAGCTACCTTTTTGCATGAATTAAAAAGTCTGGCAAAATCGTCTTCTCATACAACTGCACATCAGGCTGCTACAATTGCCAAGGATGCTGCCGTTGGAAAGTTATTAATTGGACATTTCTCAAGTAGATATTTCGATCTTACACCTCTTAAGGAAGAAGCCTCTGCAGTATTTGAGAATGTAGAGTTGGCTCTGGATAATAATGAGTATTTTATCGATTAG
- a CDS encoding STAS domain-containing protein yields MDFKIDKLDGFTLVQVLKEKLDTHIAPTLKSELVLLSGNGEKNILLDLGKCNYCDSSGLSAILVANRLCKNADGVFVLAGLQPAVERLISVSQLDSVLNIAPSLNDGTEMIRKAIDSN; encoded by the coding sequence ATGGACTTTAAAATAGATAAATTAGACGGATTTACATTGGTTCAGGTTTTGAAAGAAAAGTTGGATACGCATATTGCACCAACGCTGAAATCAGAGTTAGTGTTACTTTCTGGTAATGGTGAGAAAAATATTCTGCTTGATCTTGGAAAGTGTAATTATTGCGATTCGTCTGGTTTAAGTGCCATTCTTGTTGCTAACAGACTTTGTAAAAATGCCGATGGGGTGTTTGTATTGGCAGGATTACAACCTGCGGTTGAGAGATTAATCTCGGTTTCGCAGTTGGATTCAGTTTTAAACATAGCCCCGTCATTAAATGACGGAACTGAAATGATACGTAAAGCGATTGATTCGAACTAA
- the rpsA gene encoding 30S ribosomal protein S1, translating into MAEEKENVQEPVENTPEVNETPVANEPVATVPSDDFDWDSYEAGDVLGAGTSKEELAKMYDETLSTISEKEVIEGEVIALTKREVVINIGFKSDGIVSRNEFRYNPELKVGDKVEVYVESQEDKKGQLVLSHKKARALRSWDRVNEALDNDEVIKGYIKCRTKGGMIVDVFGIEAFLPGSQIDVKPIRDYDMYVGKTMEFKVVKINPEFKNVVVSHKALIEAELEQQKKDIISKLEKGQVLEGTVKNITSYGVFIDLGGVDGLIHITDLSWGRVTHPEEIVQLDQKLNVVILDFDDEKKRIALGLKQLTSHPWDSLDSELKVGDVVKGKVVVMADYGAFVEIAPGVEGLIHVSEMSWSQHLRSAQDFLKVGDDVEAMVLTLDRDERKMSLGIKQLKADPWEKIEDVYAVGTKHKAYVRNFTNFGVFVEIEEGIDGLIHISDLSWTKKIKHPAEFTAIGDEIDVVVLEIDKENRRLSLGHKQLEENPWDVFETIFTVDSVHEGTIVDIFDKGAVIALQYGVEGFATPRHLVKEDGAQAKVDEKLDFKVIEFNKAAKRIILSHSRIFEDVQKDEEVAAKKAQTKATKKGVKKLNDNLEKTTLGDISELAALKDQLEADEKSSKE; encoded by the coding sequence ATGGCAGAAGAAAAAGAAAATGTTCAGGAGCCTGTAGAGAATACTCCTGAAGTAAATGAAACTCCTGTTGCTAACGAACCAGTTGCAACTGTTCCATCTGATGATTTTGATTGGGATAGCTATGAAGCAGGTGATGTATTAGGCGCTGGTACATCAAAAGAAGAATTGGCTAAAATGTATGATGAAACCTTATCAACTATTTCTGAAAAAGAAGTAATTGAGGGTGAAGTTATCGCATTGACAAAACGTGAAGTTGTTATTAATATCGGATTCAAATCTGATGGTATCGTTAGCCGTAACGAATTTCGTTACAACCCGGAATTAAAAGTTGGCGATAAAGTAGAAGTTTACGTTGAAAGTCAAGAGGACAAAAAAGGACAATTAGTTCTTTCTCACAAAAAAGCAAGAGCATTACGTTCTTGGGATCGAGTAAACGAAGCTTTGGATAACGATGAAGTTATCAAAGGTTACATCAAATGTCGTACTAAAGGTGGTATGATTGTAGACGTATTTGGAATTGAGGCATTCTTACCAGGATCACAAATTGATGTTAAGCCTATTCGCGATTACGATATGTATGTAGGTAAAACTATGGAATTCAAAGTTGTGAAAATTAACCCAGAATTCAAAAACGTAGTTGTATCTCATAAAGCACTTATTGAAGCTGAACTTGAACAGCAGAAGAAAGACATTATTTCTAAGCTTGAAAAAGGTCAGGTTCTTGAAGGAACCGTTAAAAACATCACTTCTTACGGTGTATTTATCGACCTTGGTGGCGTAGATGGTTTGATTCACATTACTGACCTTTCGTGGGGCCGTGTGACTCATCCAGAAGAAATTGTTCAATTAGATCAGAAATTGAACGTTGTAATTCTAGACTTCGATGATGAGAAGAAGAGAATTGCATTAGGTTTGAAACAATTGACTTCTCACCCTTGGGATTCATTGGATTCTGAACTTAAAGTTGGCGATGTAGTAAAAGGTAAAGTGGTTGTTATGGCTGACTACGGTGCATTTGTAGAAATTGCTCCAGGTGTAGAAGGTTTGATCCACGTTTCTGAAATGTCATGGTCACAACACTTACGTAGCGCTCAGGATTTCTTGAAAGTGGGCGACGATGTAGAAGCAATGGTATTGACTTTAGATCGCGACGAACGTAAGATGTCTCTTGGTATTAAGCAATTGAAAGCTGATCCATGGGAGAAAATCGAAGATGTATATGCTGTAGGAACTAAACACAAAGCATATGTACGTAACTTCACTAACTTCGGTGTATTTGTAGAAATTGAAGAAGGAATTGATGGATTGATCCATATTTCTGATTTATCTTGGACTAAGAAAATTAAGCACCCAGCAGAATTTACTGCAATTGGTGACGAAATTGATGTAGTTGTTCTTGAAATCGACAAAGAAAACCGTCGTTTGAGTTTAGGTCACAAACAACTTGAAGAAAATCCATGGGATGTATTCGAAACTATCTTCACTGTAGATTCAGTTCATGAAGGTACTATTGTTGATATTTTCGACAAAGGTGCTGTAATTGCATTGCAATATGGTGTTGAAGGATTTGCTACTCCACGTCACCTTGTAAAAGAAGACGGAGCTCAGGCTAAAGTGGATGAAAAACTTGATTTTAAAGTGATTGAGTTTAATAAGGCTGCGAAGCGTATCATCCTTTCACATTCACGTATTTTCGAAGATGTACAGAAAGATGAAGAAGTAGCTGCTAAAAAAGCTCAAACTAAAGCCACTAAAAAAGGAGTGAAGAAGTTGAATGATAACTTAGAAAAAACTACTTTAGGAGATATTTCTGAATTAGCTGCCTTGAAAGATCAATTGGAAGCTGATGAGAAATCATCTAAAGAATAG